In Elephas maximus indicus isolate mEleMax1 chromosome 7, mEleMax1 primary haplotype, whole genome shotgun sequence, the following proteins share a genomic window:
- the MS4A12 gene encoding membrane-spanning 4-domains subfamily A member 12, producing the protein MGPKDTFVSPKPTTQTRMSETAANPYPPINTMASWSQQPPGVINPVNQAPGSQPPFVTSPGIYSSFQHDQANIQMVNSATGTEAINFKEEAQILGGIQIVIGVMHIGFGVILGLMNDSYKMALGFASLSFISGYTFWGGISFIISGSLSISAAKVFSRCLLKGSLGMNVVSAAFAGIGMILLVVDMSINGAPRQDYWALLSGKGISAMLVIFSLLEFCITCVSAHSSTQAIDTNPNLIQCRKVAGFARTLLITASGVYKPRTRKNHTRNRGLEQPFPQKTRWTTHVTGSTNETGSVLKSLRSGPLSPAPEWLRRRTGTTWLPLGS; encoded by the exons ATGGGGCCTAAG GACACATTTGTATCACCCAAGCCAACAACTCAAACTAGAATGAGTGAAACTGCAGCCAATCCATATCCACCAATAAATACTATGGCTTCTTGGTCTCAACAACCTCCGGGTGTAATAAACCCAGTAAATCAAGCTCCAGGCAGTCAGCCTCCTTTCGTCACTTCTCCCGGAATCTACAGTAGCTTTCAGCATGACCAAGCAAATATACAGATGGTAAATTCTGCTACAGGAACAGAGGCAATCAACTTTAAAGAAGAAGCACAGATACTAGGG GGCATCCAGATCGTGATTGGAGTGATGCACATCGGCTTCGGAGTTATTTTGGGTCTCATGAACGACAGTTATAAAATGGCTCTTGGTTTTGCCTCCCTTTCTTTTATTAGTGGATATACATTCTGGGGCGGCATCTCT TTCATCATTTCTGGCTCACTTTCCATATCGGCTGCCAAGGTGTTTTCACGTTGCCTG TTGAAAGGCAGCCTGGGAATGAACGTTGTTAGTGCTGCCTTTGCTGGCATTGGAATGATTCTGTTGGTGGTGGACATGAGCATCAATGGGGCACCCAGACAAGACTATTGGGCATTG CTTTCTGGGAAAGGAATTTCAGCCATGTTGGTGATCTTCTCCCTCTTGGAGTTTTGCATAACTTGTGTTTCAGCCCATTCTTCCACTCAAGCCATTGATACCAACCCG AACTTAATACAGTGCAGAAAAGTGGCAGGCTTTGCTCGAACACTGCTTATAACTGCTT CTGGTGTGTATAAACCGCGTACCAGAAAGAACCATACCAGGAACCGAGGTTTGGAACAGCCATTTCCGCAGAAAACACGTTGGACTACCCACGTGACAGGAAGCACCAACGAGACAGGAAGCGTCCTGAAGAGTCTGCGCAGCGGCCCTCTTTCCCCCGCCCCTGAGTGGCTGCGCAGGCGCACAGGGACCACGTGGCTGCCGTTGGGGTCCTGA